The stretch of DNA ACATGGCTTCCTGAGACACCAGAATGGGTACCAGCAGAATGCGACGTGCCTATAAGAAGGCGGCATTGGTTCTGGCATCCTAATGACGAAGATAGCTTGCTTTCATTAGATGAGCTTATGGATATATATTATCGCTCAGTTGGCCATGGTGCAAACCTTCTTTTAAACGTAGCACCGGACAATAGAGGTCTTATACCCGACATTGATGCCAAAAGAGTGATAGAGTTTGGAGAGGAGATAAGAAGAAGATTTTCTAATCCGCTCTCCCGATGTGCTGGAAAGGGGTATGAGCTAAAACTGGCTTTAAACGCTGCTGCGCTTGTAGATCACGTCATCCTTATGGAGGATATAGCTTATGGTGAAAGAGTGAGAGAGTACGTACTTGAAGCAGAAAAAGGAGGTAACTGGATAGAATTAGTACACGGAAGCGCTATAGGGCATAAAAAGATCGATAGATTTGAGCCCATATATACAAAAGAGCTTAGGCTAAAGGTGTTAAAAGCGGAGGCAGAACCTCTAATAAGGGATTTTGCAGCGTTTTCAACATGTTGTTACAAGTGATTAATGGTAGGGGGGAACTCTATGAGGAAGATGCAAGGCTATAGGGCAGGTGTAAACCTGGGTGGATGGATATCCCAATACGGCAAGCACAGCTATGAGCACTTTGATAGTTTTATACGGGAGCAAGATATAAAACAGATAGCATCTTGGGGCATGGACCATGTGAGGCTTCCAATAGATTATCCTGTTTTAGAAGATGATGATACTCCTTTTAAATATAAGGAAGATGGTTTTAAGTATGTGGATAACTGCATTGAGTGGTGTAAAAAGTATGGTCTTAACGTCATACTGGATCTTCACAGAGCGCCTGGCTTTAGTTTCAGCACATTAGAGGAGAATCGCTTGTTTGATGATGTGTTTTTGCAGGAGAGATTTATAAAGCTGTGGCAGTACTTTGCGAAAAGGTACATAGCCGAAAAAGGCAATGTGGCTTTTGAATTATTAAATGAGGTGGTAGAGCCCACAAGTGATAGGTGGAACGCCCTGGCTCATAGGGCAGTGGAAGCTATAAGGGAAATAGATCAAGACAGGATAGTCATAGTCGGAGGGAATTCATATAATTCCATATTTACTCTTAAAGAGATACAGCTTTTTGATGATCCTAATGTAGTGTATACGTTCCATTACTATGAACCCCTGCTGTTTACTCATCAGAAGGCATCATGGGTGAATATATGTGCAGAATTTAACCAGGGTCAAGAGTACCCCGGAAGATTTGTAGGCTTAAAAGAATTTTTAAGAAAGAGGCCTGAATATAAAGGGTGGGAGAGCCAGCTAGAGGTGATCAATGACAGAAAACTGATGGAAAAAAATCTTAAGGTGGCTGAGGAGTTTATAAATTCTACCGGTAAGGAGCTTTACTGCGGAGAATACGGAGTTATAAGCGACGCACCACTTCAGAGCAGGATAAACTGGCATAGAGACTTTGTAGAGCTGACTAAGAAACTAAATATCGGCAGAGCATGCTGGTCATACAAGCAGATGAACTTTGGACTGGTGGATGCCGATGGCTATGTTATAAGCGATGAATTGGTCGAAATTGTCAGTCAGAAATAATATAAAGGGTTGCTTGCTGAAATTAAAAGATGGAAGGTTACAGCAGATGGGTGGTATTGTCCTGTATTTAATAGGAGTATTTTTTGTGATAGGCGGGATTGATTACGTAGCAGGTAATCCTTTAAATCTAGGTCAAAAATTTGAAGAAGGAATTAAGGCCATGGGTGCTGTAGGCCTAGGGATGATAGGCATCTATTCTTTGTCACCTGTAATATCTCAGGTTTTATCTAAAGCAGTGATTCCAGTTTCTCGGCTTTTTAATGTTGATCCGTCAGCATTTGCTGCCAGTTTTTTGGCTGTGGATATGGGAGGATATCAGATAGCGAGGGATCTTGCTTTAAATGAAAAAACTGGATTATTTTCAGGTATTATTGTGGCTTCTAACCTGGGCGCAGCTATAAGCTTTTCAATTCCTGTAGCAATAGGGATTATATCTAAAGATGAACAGAAGTTCTTTTCTAAGGGGGTAATGGTGGGGATAGTATCTATCCCCTTTGGTTGTTTTGTCGCTGGGTTGAGCTACGGCTTAAGCACTTTTTATTTATTGAAAAATATGTTGCCTGTACTAGTGATTTCAGCCATTGTGGGTGTGGGGCTGTGGCTTATGCCTAAAATCTTATTTAGATGTTTTGATATCTTTGGCAGAATAATAATAGGACTGAGTATTGTAGGGTTATTGGCACAGGGTGGCCGTTCGGTGTTTGGGTTTGATTTGGGATTAAAAATTGTGTCTATGAAAGAAGTCATGGCTGTAGTGGGGAA from Caldanaerobius fijiensis DSM 17918 encodes:
- a CDS encoding glycoside hydrolase family 5 protein codes for the protein MRKMQGYRAGVNLGGWISQYGKHSYEHFDSFIREQDIKQIASWGMDHVRLPIDYPVLEDDDTPFKYKEDGFKYVDNCIEWCKKYGLNVILDLHRAPGFSFSTLEENRLFDDVFLQERFIKLWQYFAKRYIAEKGNVAFELLNEVVEPTSDRWNALAHRAVEAIREIDQDRIVIVGGNSYNSIFTLKEIQLFDDPNVVYTFHYYEPLLFTHQKASWVNICAEFNQGQEYPGRFVGLKEFLRKRPEYKGWESQLEVINDRKLMEKNLKVAEEFINSTGKELYCGEYGVISDAPLQSRINWHRDFVELTKKLNIGRACWSYKQMNFGLVDADGYVISDELVEIVSQK
- the eutH gene encoding ethanolamine utilization protein EutH — its product is MSVRNNIKGCLLKLKDGRLQQMGGIVLYLIGVFFVIGGIDYVAGNPLNLGQKFEEGIKAMGAVGLGMIGIYSLSPVISQVLSKAVIPVSRLFNVDPSAFAASFLAVDMGGYQIARDLALNEKTGLFSGIIVASNLGAAISFSIPVAIGIISKDEQKFFSKGVMVGIVSIPFGCFVAGLSYGLSTFYLLKNMLPVLVISAIVGVGLWLMPKILFRCFDIFGRIIIGLSIVGLLAQGGRSVFGFDLGLKIVSMKEVMAVVGKIAFVLAGAYPMLAMLDRLFSSFLRKIGNRYGINGASIMGLVGNLATNLLVFGNFKDMNPKGKVICSAFAISGAFVFGGQMGFVSGVAPHMIMPFIISKFAAGILSIFLASWMWERWKI